The stretch of DNA CTGGTATTATTTTACCAATAATTACGTTCTCCTTCAAACCTTTGAGTTCATCTTTACGCCCCTCTATAGCAGCTTGAATAAGCACTCTGGCTGTTTCTTGGAAAGAGGCCGCGGACAAAAAGCTATCAGTGGTAAGCGCTACTTTTGTAATACCTAAAAGCAATCTTGTTCCTTTTGCCTTTTCTTTTTTAGCATTTTCAAGCGTTTCATTAGCAATCTGGAACTGTGATTGCACAACTATCTCTCCGGGGCTAAACCTTGAATCTCCGGGTTCGCTAATCCTAACGCGAGAGAACATCTGGCGTGCTATAATTTCTATGTGCTTGTCATGGATTGTAGCACCGTGTGAGGTGTATATTTTTTGCACCTCATCAACAACATACTTTTGAACACCCTCCTTGCCCTTCTGCTTATACAGTTCTTTTAAGTCTATATTTCCTTCTGTCAGCTGTGCTCCCGGGGTAACAAGATCACCCTTTTCAACCCATAAAGCAACGTTCAAAGGTACCGCATACTCAACCACATCCTTAGCTTTAGATTTTTTACCTGATGATTTCTTGCTTTCTACTGTAACAGGCCCGTTGGAGGTTTTTATTTTTATAACGCGCGCCTTTTCTGTATCTTCAATAGCTTCAACCTTGCCATCCACCTCTGATATAGCGGCTTTACCCTTAGGGGTTCTAACCTCAAATATCTCTTCAATACGAGGCAGTCCCTGAGTAATGTCTGCGGTTCCTGCCACACCACCGGTGTGGAACGTACGCATGGTAAGCTGAGTTCCGGGCTCTCCAATTGCCTGCGCGGCAATTACTCCAACCGCCTCGCCTGAGACAACTATTTCTCCTCTACCAAGATCTAAACCGTAACACCTCGCGCATATACTCCCATCCTTGCAGGTTATAGGGCTAAATGCCTTAACCTCTCTAATACTGTCGTCGGCATCAATTTGCTTAGCTTTAGTATAGTCTATAAAATCTCCCTTCTTAACGATTACAGTTTTATCTTTACCCTTAACAGATGCGGCTGCGACACGGCTATATATCTTTTCAGAAAATGCCTGCCCTGTATCTTTAATGTTTTCTCTTAGGAAAACAGCGCCCTTTACATCATCGCACTTTTTATTACGTACTATAAGGTCTTGTGTTACATCAACAAGCCGTCTTGTCAAATATCCCGCGGATGCTGTACGCAAAGCTGTATCCGCGGTACCTTTTCGCGCGCCATGTGTTGAAATAAAGTATTCAAGAGCGGTAAATCCTTCTTTGTAGCTACTCTCCACGGGCATCTCCATAATTTGTCCTGCTGGGTTCACAACAGAACCCTTCATGCCCATCATCTGCACCGGCTGAGACCACGAGCCCCTCGCACCGGAGGAAACAATAAGCGCGACTGAGCCATGCGGATCAAGATACTTTGGAACCATCTTTTCTACTTTACGCTTTGATTCGGCCCATACCTCAATTATCTTGCTACGCCTCTCTTGTGTGCTCAAAAGCCCGTCTTCAAACTGTCCCTGTATCTCAGCTATTCTCTTGTGTGCTTCTTTTAATATCCCCGGCTTTTCATCCGGAACTTTAAGGTCGTCCATGCTCCATGTCGTGCCTGAAATTGTTGAGTAATGAAAACCAAGATTTTTAATCCTATCCAAAACTCCTACAGTCTCTTCAGCTCCAAACTCACGCAATATTTCCGCGGTAATATTCTTAAGCGCCTTAGAGTTAAGCTCTTCGTTAATAAACGGGTATTCTTCAGGAAGCGCGTCATTAAAAATCACTCTTCCCGCACAAGTCTCTATAAATCTTTCGTCTTCAGGAATATTCTTAAATTTGGGATTATCCCTATCAACCTTAAGTTTTATTGATGCTTTTATATTCATAACTCCGGAGTCAAACGCGAGAATAACATCATCCATTGAGTAAAATGCCTCTCCTTCGCCCTTAGCTCCTTCTTTTATCTTACTCATCCAGTAACACCCTAAAACCATATCCTTTGTGGGATTAACAATTGGTTCACCTGTAGCGGGCTTACTCAAGTTAACCGAAGAAAGCATAAGAGTTCTTGCCTCCTCCTGGGCTTCTTCAGAAAGCGGTAAATGCACAGCCATCTGGTCACCGTCAAAGTCCGCATTAAATGCGGTACAAACAAGCGGGTGTAACTGAATCGCGTTACCCTCTATAAGTACAGGTTGAAATGCCTGTACACCTAAGCGGTGCAGAGTAGGAGCTCTGTTCAAAAGCACATACTTGCCTTCAATTACTCCTTCCAATATGGCCCACACCTCGGGAGGCGCGTCGTCTATCATATGATTAGCCGCGCGCACGTTATATGCGAGTTCTTTTTCTAAAATTTGATTTATAACAAAAGGTCTAAAGAGTTCAAGCGCCATCTTTTTAGGCAGACCGCACTGGCTTAAATCAAGCTCAGGGCCGACAACAATAACGGAGCGTCCCGAATAGTCCACACGCTTACCAAGCAAGTTTTGGCGAAATCTTCCCTGCTTTCCTTTTAGCATGTCCGCGAGTGATTTAAGCGCTCTTCTTCCGCCGGATGTTGCGGTAACAACAGTCTTTCCCGGTCGCGCGGAATTATCCAGCAACGCATCCACCGCTTCTTGGAGCATTCTGCGTTCATTTCTAACAATAACTTCAGGCGCGTTAAGTTCAATCAGACGCTTAAGGCGATTATTTCTGTTAATCACTCTTCTATAGAGGTCGTTAAGGTCGCTTGACGCGTACCTGCCTCCATCCAATTGCACCATAGGCCTAAGCTCAGGAGGCAATATAGGAAGGTATGTCAGAAACATCCAGTCAGGATCTATGTCGGCATCTTTCATTCTTTGCGCTAAAATCAATCTGCGGTATACCTTCTTTTTCGCAACGGAATTTGTCCCCTTATCCTGTATCTCCTTTTTAAGTTCTTTAATGAGTTTATCAAGGTCAAGATCCTGCAATATCTTCTTTACCGGTTCAGAACCTGTACTGGCCTCAAATATCTCACCATACTTTAGACTCATGTCGTGATAATCGTATTCATTCAAAATAGCAAGAAGTTTAAGATTCTTAAGTCTTGACAACTCTCTGTCGCGCAACTCTTTAAGTTTGGCTTTTTCTTTATCCTCTAAACCGCGTACCTTTTTCTTGTACTCGGCATGAACACGCTTGATAGCATCTTCCTTTTTTTCACCATCCAAACTAATAACTATATAGTTCGCGTAATATATAACCTTCTCCAATTGTTGTATAGGAGCTCCAAGTATCATACCCATCCTGCTGGGCACTCCTCTCAAAAACCAGATGTGGGCTATGGGGGTAGCAAGCTTAATGTGGCCCATTCGCTCACGCCTCACACTGCTACGTGTTACCTCAACACCACACTTATCACAAATAACACCCTTATATCTTACCCTTCTGTATTTTCCACAATAGCACTCATAGTCCTTTTCGGGACCAAATATTCTCTCGCAAAAAAGACCGTCCTTTTCAGGCTTTTGGGTTCTGTAATTAATGGTTTCGGGCTTTGTAACCTCGCCATGCGACCACGAAAGAATGTCCTCGGGAGAGGCGATTTTTAATTGTATTGATTTTAGGTCTGATACTTTAAGGCTCATATTTTTGTTCCTACCTGCGCCGCATTATGCAACGCGGCAGGCAGGCACTTCGTTCACATTAACCGCTGATATATGCTGATTTTGCGGATTTTATGCTGATAACATCCGCATCTATCTGCTTTTATCCGCATTAATCCGCGGTTTAAGCGAAGCGAGCTTAATTTTCTTCTTCAATTTCAACATTAAGACCCAGGGCCTTGAGTTCATTTACCAGCACGTTAAAGGATTCCGGTATGTTGGGTTTTTTAATAGACTCTCCCTTTATAATACTTTCATACGCGGCGGACCGTCCCATAACATCGTCACTCTTAATGGTTAATATTTCCTGTAAATTATGTGCTGCGCCGTAACCTTCAAGCGCCCACACTTCCATCTCTCCAAATCTTTGTCCTCCAAACTGACTCTTTCCTCCAAGAGGCTGTTGGGTAATAAGTGAATAAGGTCCGATGGAACGCATATGTATCTTATCTTCTATCATGTGCACTAACTTAAGAACGTACATATACCCTACAGTAACATCCTGCTCAAAAGGCTCTCCTGTGCGCCCATCGCGCAACTGAATTTTTCCATTCTCAGGAAGTCCCGCTTTTTTCAGCTCTCCCTTAATATCCTCTTCGGTAGCACCTGAAAAAGTTGGTGTTACAGCCCTATATCCCAGCTCATGAGCGGCCCATCCAAGGTGAGTTTCAAGTATCTGTCCAATATTCATACGCGAAGGCACACCAAGCGGGTTAAGCACTATATCTACCGGAGTACCGTCGGGCATAAAAGGCATATCTTCTTCCATTAAAACCCTGGAGATAACTCCTTTATTACCATGACGTCCTGCAATTTTGTCTCCCGCTTCTATCTTCCTTAGTTGAGCTACCTCTACCTGTATAGACTTAATAACTCCGGTGGGGAGCTTGTCCCCATTGTCACGGGAAAATACAGTAACTCCAACCACTCTTCCGCGCTTACCATGCGGAGTCCTCAAGGATGTATCTTTTACATCGCGGGCCTTTTCGCCAAATATCGCTCTAAGTAGTCTCTCTTCACTGGTAAGGTCTGCCTCACCCTTAGGTGATATTTTTCCAACAAGTATGTCTCCGGGGTTTACCTCAGCCCCTATTCTTACAATCCCCTCCTCATCCAGGTCTTTAAGTTTATCTTCACCCACATTCGGAATATCCGGTGTTGTTATTTCGGGTCCAAGCTTTGTTTCACGAACATCAATAGTAAAATCTTCTATATGTATTGAAGAAAGGGTGTCATTCTTAACCAGGCGCTCACTTATAAGAATGGCATCTTCAAAATTACCACCTCTCCATGGCATAAAGGCAACTAATATGTTTTTACCCAATGAAAGCACGCCATCACTTACAGATGAGGTGTCAGCCAAAAGATCTCCCTTCTTTATTTTATCTCCGGGCTTTACCTTCGGAGATTGATGTATTACTGTATATTGGTTTGAGTGTATAAAATTCTTAAGCTCATATTCTGTGGTTCCCTTTTTACTTTTTGTGGAGCTGTTTCCGTAGCGTACTACAATTTTATTGCCATCCGACTCTTCAACAACGCCATTATCTTCAGCATATACTCCCAAACCGGAATCTTTAGCAATTTTCTCTTCAAGTCCTGTTCCCACAAGCGGAGCTTCGGGTCGTACACAGGGAACAGCCTGTCTTTGCATGTTCGCGCCCATCAATGCGCGATTTGCGTCGTCATGTTCCAGGAAGGGAATTATAGCTGTTGCAACAGATATGGACTGTCTTGGAGATACGTCCATATACTGCACATCTTTTTTATCAACAAAAGTCGGTACTCCTTTAATTCGCGCCTGCACAAGCTTATCTTTAAGGTTGTTGTTTGAATCAACATTTGTAGCAGAAGAAGCTATGACATTTCTCTCTTCCTTTAACGCGTTCAAGAATTCTATATCCTTTGTCAACTTTCCATTTTTTACTACAAAATACGGAGTCTCAAGAAAACCTAACTCATTAATTCTCGCGTAAGACGCCATTCGGGTTACGATTCCAACATTCGGACCTTCGGGAGTCTGTATGGGGCAAATTCTTCCGTAGTGAGACGGCTGCACGTCACGCACCTCAAAACCAGCGCGTTCACGCGTTAAACCTCCTGGTCCTGTAGCAGAGAGAATTCTTTTGTGCTCAAGTTCGCTCAATGGGTTTGTATTATCCATGAACTGCGAAAGTTGTCCTGTGGTGAAAAACTCCTTAACAACAGATGCAACAGGCCTCGCATTAACAAGCTGTACAGGAGTTACAGTATCAACATCCAGGGTAGACATCCTGTCCTTTGCAATCCTTTCCATTCGGGTAAGTCCTACACGCAATCTGTTTTGCAGTAGCTCCCCTATAGAGCGCACCCTTCTGTTTCCCAGGTGGTCTATGTCGTCAGCCTTGGCATCGGGATCTTCGTTCATGTGAATAACCTCCGCGATAACAGCTATAAGATCTTCTTTTTTAAGCACTCTGTCCTCAGGCTCAAACTCTGTTTTTTTAGGATCTTCTGTTTTAAATCCAAGCTCTTCAAATATTCCCCCTAAACGCTGATTACTTTTCCATCGTCCGACATTTGACAAATCGTACCTGTCAAAGTTAAAGAACATGTTATCCAAAAGATTCTTTGCGTTATCCGCGGTTGCAAAATCTCCCGGACGTACGCGCTTATATATTTCAATATATGCCTCTTCAGCGCTCTTTGTTGTGTCTTGCTTTAATGTTTCTAAAATATAATCTATCTCTGAATTAGCTATGATTTTTTTAAACGCCTTTTGTATATCGGCGTCACTCATACCAAAAGTACGCAAAATAGTCGTTGCGGCAATTTTTCTTTTTCTGTCTATTTTTAGATAAATAGCGCCTGAATAATGTGTTTCAAATTCAAGCCACGCGCCTCGGTTTGGTATTATTTTTGCCCCAAAACGCTGCTGTCCGCGTGACACCTCAGATGTAAAAACAGCACCAGGAGAGCGTATCAACTGAGAAATCATTACTCTCTCAACACCATTTACAACAAAGGTACCCCTTGATGTCATAAGAGGAAAATCACCAAGATATACTTCCTGTTCTTTTATCTCTCCGGTCTTTTTATTTTTAAGTTTTACAAGCGCGCGCAAAGCCGCCTCATATGAAGCATTCTGTTTGCGAGCGGTAGCCTCTGTATACTTGGGCTCTTCAAGGCGATACTCATCAAACCAAAGCTCAAGATCTTTACCGCCATAGTCTCTTATTGGGGATATTTCGCTAAAAAGCGCCTTCAATCCCTTATCCCAGAACCACTGATAAGACTCCCTCTGAACATCCAGAAGATTAGGGAGTTCTGCTTCTTTATATGTATGATGAGAAAAAACTTTTATAGGAAGCATAAAATTTTATTCCTGCCTGCGCCGGCTACGCTAGCGCGGCAGGCAGGTTGCTTAGCCTTACAAGTAGGTTTTAGGTACTAGGGGTTAGGTATTAGTCTAATACCTAAAAGCTAAAACCTGATACCTGCTCGCGAAGCGAGCTTAATTTAAACAGACAAAAAAACACCTGCTCCGCAGATACGGAGTTTCTTTGAGACTGCTATTCAGTTTTATTTTTTACTTTTCAACCCCAAAATATTGATAGAACCCCCACCTCTAAGGGTTTATGATATACTCTTATACATAATACCTGTGTTTAAAAAAAAGTCAACCCCAATCATATTTTGTAAAGCAAAATATGGAATTTTTAATGTTTTAATTTTCAAATCAAAAGATAAGGCAAAAATGGAACAAAAGCTATTTTTTCCAATCCTTTATAATAATCTTGCCGTCTTTTTCTTCAACTACAACTTTTTGCCGCTCGCGCCAGCCGAGCTTTTTTACTATCTCTTTTGGTAAAGTTAAACCAAACGAAGCGCCCTCGCGCCCTGTCCGCATTATTTTCCTTATATTTTTTTCTTCTAATTTCCGCCTGCCCATATTTTTTATTATATAATTTGTTATATAATAGTCAAACTTATCTGTTGCATAGTTTTTCTATTTCTATAAAAACTTTTTGAAAATCTTTGTTTATAAAAAATGTATCAATAAATCTTTTTCTATTTTCTTCGGAAATATTAAGGATCTTATCTATCTTCCACGCCTCAAAACCCTGTGATTTGCCCTTTTCAACCTTAAGGTCATTTATATCTCCTTCCTATTGAAAAACATAAATCGCGCGCAGTACATTGTTAGTCATCCCTGTTATCTCATCATAAAAACGGCCTCTCATGGTCAAAATATATTGAAGTTCGTCAATATTCGCCTCTATGCTTGCTTCTTCTTCAAGCTCCTTGACGGCTGCAGTTTCAAAGCTATCACCTATCTCAACATGCCCGCCAACCGAAGCGTCAAGCAAATCGGGATATGTATCCTTATCTTTAGCCCTGTGTTGGAATATTATTTTACAATCCGGAGTATACAACCATACGTGCACCTCTCTGTGCAATAAACCCTTTTCGTGTATATCCTCTCTTGTTGCCTCACCAATTATTTCTCCTTTTTTATTTACAATATTTAATTTTTCGCCATCTTTAGTCATAATCTTATAATAACAAAAACCCCGCCTTGTGCGGGATTATCTCTTGTCAATTTTATTGGAATGGCTTTTCAGCCATTTTACAATGTCAGAAATTTCTAATTTATCCTCAACTGTCTTTAATGCAAACTCAACCACCTCTTCATCAGTGGCTTTAAATATATATCCATTATTTTCCAAAAACACAGAGGCGACAGTTATTGCGGTTCGTTTATTACTGTCCACAAAAGGATGCTGTGTTATTATCTCCCGCAGATATACAGCGGCTTTTTCGTAAATACTGTTGTAAAGAATTTTTCCAAAAACTTTTTGTTTTGGCGCGCTTTCCAAACTCAAAACGGCGTGACTATCACGCACACCATGAGAGCCTCCAGTTTCATCAACTACCATGGAATGTATTAAAAGTATTTGCTCTGAAGTTAAATAGCGCACAATTATTTATCCGCTAATTCATTTAAAGCTCCTCGATAACGGTCAATGAAGTTCATAGTAAGCTTGGCTATCTTCTCATCTTCTTTAGATATCTCTGTGGCGGAATGTATTGTTATAACCTTATTCTTCCTATTGAAATTTACCTCAACATTATCACCCGGCTTTAAGCCCAGTTCTTTTAACGCTTTCTTTGAAAGGGTAACTCCTGCGGAGGTTCCTATTTTTATAACTTTTTGAGACATATTTTCAAAAATTAATATTATATAAGCTACACTATATAATCTGCGCCGTTCGAAAAAAGAAATAAATTTTAAGAAAAAAGCAAGCTTTTTTCTTAAAATTTATTTCTTTTTTGCTCGCTATCCTCGATTATAATAACATTATAATATATGCAGGAATGCTGTCAATAGCTTACGCTTACCACAAGTACTCTTCTTGGGCACCAAACGCCTCGCCCGCCGTGTATATCCTC from Candidatus Spechtbacterales bacterium encodes:
- a CDS encoding AbrB/MazE/SpoVT family DNA-binding domain-containing protein, with the protein product MGRRKLEEKNIRKIMRTGREGASFGLTLPKEIVKKLGWRERQKVVVEEKDGKIIIKDWKK
- a CDS encoding type II toxin-antitoxin system death-on-curing family toxin, with product MRYLTSEQILLIHSMVVDETGGSHGVRDSHAVLSLESAPKQKVFGKILYNSIYEKAAVYLREIITQHPFVDSNKRTAITVASVFLENNGYIFKATDEEVVEFALKTVEDKLEISDIVKWLKSHSNKIDKR
- a CDS encoding DNA-directed RNA polymerase subunit beta, translating into MLPIKVFSHHTYKEAELPNLLDVQRESYQWFWDKGLKALFSEISPIRDYGGKDLELWFDEYRLEEPKYTEATARKQNASYEAALRALVKLKNKKTGEIKEQEVYLGDFPLMTSRGTFVVNGVERVMISQLIRSPGAVFTSEVSRGQQRFGAKIIPNRGAWLEFETHYSGAIYLKIDRKRKIAATTILRTFGMSDADIQKAFKKIIANSEIDYILETLKQDTTKSAEEAYIEIYKRVRPGDFATADNAKNLLDNMFFNFDRYDLSNVGRWKSNQRLGGIFEELGFKTEDPKKTEFEPEDRVLKKEDLIAVIAEVIHMNEDPDAKADDIDHLGNRRVRSIGELLQNRLRVGLTRMERIAKDRMSTLDVDTVTPVQLVNARPVASVVKEFFTTGQLSQFMDNTNPLSELEHKRILSATGPGGLTRERAGFEVRDVQPSHYGRICPIQTPEGPNVGIVTRMASYARINELGFLETPYFVVKNGKLTKDIEFLNALKEERNVIASSATNVDSNNNLKDKLVQARIKGVPTFVDKKDVQYMDVSPRQSISVATAIIPFLEHDDANRALMGANMQRQAVPCVRPEAPLVGTGLEEKIAKDSGLGVYAEDNGVVEESDGNKIVVRYGNSSTKSKKGTTEYELKNFIHSNQYTVIHQSPKVKPGDKIKKGDLLADTSSVSDGVLSLGKNILVAFMPWRGGNFEDAILISERLVKNDTLSSIHIEDFTIDVRETKLGPEITTPDIPNVGEDKLKDLDEEGIVRIGAEVNPGDILVGKISPKGEADLTSEERLLRAIFGEKARDVKDTSLRTPHGKRGRVVGVTVFSRDNGDKLPTGVIKSIQVEVAQLRKIEAGDKIAGRHGNKGVISRVLMEEDMPFMPDGTPVDIVLNPLGVPSRMNIGQILETHLGWAAHELGYRAVTPTFSGATEEDIKGELKKAGLPENGKIQLRDGRTGEPFEQDVTVGYMYVLKLVHMIEDKIHMRSIGPYSLITQQPLGGKSQFGGQRFGEMEVWALEGYGAAHNLQEILTIKSDDVMGRSAAYESIIKGESIKKPNIPESFNVLVNELKALGLNVEIEEEN
- the rpoC gene encoding DNA-directed RNA polymerase subunit beta', which gives rise to MSLKVSDLKSIQLKIASPEDILSWSHGEVTKPETINYRTQKPEKDGLFCERIFGPEKDYECYCGKYRRVRYKGVICDKCGVEVTRSSVRRERMGHIKLATPIAHIWFLRGVPSRMGMILGAPIQQLEKVIYYANYIVISLDGEKKEDAIKRVHAEYKKKVRGLEDKEKAKLKELRDRELSRLKNLKLLAILNEYDYHDMSLKYGEIFEASTGSEPVKKILQDLDLDKLIKELKKEIQDKGTNSVAKKKVYRRLILAQRMKDADIDPDWMFLTYLPILPPELRPMVQLDGGRYASSDLNDLYRRVINRNNRLKRLIELNAPEVIVRNERRMLQEAVDALLDNSARPGKTVVTATSGGRRALKSLADMLKGKQGRFRQNLLGKRVDYSGRSVIVVGPELDLSQCGLPKKMALELFRPFVINQILEKELAYNVRAANHMIDDAPPEVWAILEGVIEGKYVLLNRAPTLHRLGVQAFQPVLIEGNAIQLHPLVCTAFNADFDGDQMAVHLPLSEEAQEEARTLMLSSVNLSKPATGEPIVNPTKDMVLGCYWMSKIKEGAKGEGEAFYSMDDVILAFDSGVMNIKASIKLKVDRDNPKFKNIPEDERFIETCAGRVIFNDALPEEYPFINEELNSKALKNITAEILREFGAEETVGVLDRIKNLGFHYSTISGTTWSMDDLKVPDEKPGILKEAHKRIAEIQGQFEDGLLSTQERRSKIIEVWAESKRKVEKMVPKYLDPHGSVALIVSSGARGSWSQPVQMMGMKGSVVNPAGQIMEMPVESSYKEGFTALEYFISTHGARKGTADTALRTASAGYLTRRLVDVTQDLIVRNKKCDDVKGAVFLRENIKDTGQAFSEKIYSRVAAASVKGKDKTVIVKKGDFIDYTKAKQIDADDSIREVKAFSPITCKDGSICARCYGLDLGRGEIVVSGEAVGVIAAQAIGEPGTQLTMRTFHTGGVAGTADITQGLPRIEEIFEVRTPKGKAAISEVDGKVEAIEDTEKARVIKIKTSNGPVTVESKKSSGKKSKAKDVVEYAVPLNVALWVEKGDLVTPGAQLTEGNIDLKELYKQKGKEGVQKYVVDEVQKIYTSHGATIHDKHIEIIARQMFSRVRISEPGDSRFSPGEIVVQSQFQIANETLENAKKEKAKGTRLLLGITKVALTTDSFLSAASFQETARVLIQAAIEGRKDELKGLKENVIIGKIIPAGTGYNKKK
- a CDS encoding NUDIX domain-containing protein, with translation MTKDGEKLNIVNKKGEIIGEATREDIHEKGLLHREVHVWLYTPDCKIIFQHRAKDKDTYPDLLDASVGGHVEIGDSFETAAVKELEEEASIEANIDELQYILTMRGRFYDEITGMTNNVLRAIYVFQ